The Cohnella abietis genome has a segment encoding these proteins:
- a CDS encoding VOC family protein: protein MLSVTANLKVDNVKETLEFYKEVLGFEVVVTVPEYDQPVLNWGMVKNNGAELMFQEKSSLEEEYPVLKSNGGVGGLSLFFKVEDIGSTFEKIKGKATVIKEIHTTFYDTKEFAILDNNGFVLTIAE from the coding sequence ATGCTATCTGTAACTGCGAATTTGAAAGTAGATAATGTTAAGGAAACTTTAGAGTTCTACAAGGAAGTTCTAGGCTTTGAGGTTGTGGTGACCGTACCTGAATATGATCAGCCCGTATTGAATTGGGGGATGGTTAAGAACAATGGCGCCGAGCTGATGTTTCAAGAAAAGAGCAGCTTGGAGGAAGAGTACCCGGTGTTAAAGAGTAACGGCGGTGTAGGTGGCTTAAGCTTATTTTTTAAGGTAGAGGATATAGGTAGCACGTTTGAGAAAATAAAAGGTAAAGCCACAGTAATCAAGGAGATCCATACAACCTTCTACGATACGAAGGAGTTCGCGATACTAGACAATAATGGTTTTGTGCTAACAATTGCGGAGTAA